The proteins below come from a single Prolixibacter sp. NT017 genomic window:
- a CDS encoding DUF4833 domain-containing protein has protein sequence MKRIIQLTVLLAFMLLFGFSLVAADSGKTNDNTLFKIGRSKDANEIYYEVRTNSDGTLNLEEPIKIYWIKYTKNGDIEPLTKIQQHFAYGLNFLDVTPEKAEFQFVSYAKRTLSLRKNNAGRYGVFTEVDGKEVELERVFIQIDGGTFWFPKITRVEVHAKKVDVGELIVEVIRP, from the coding sequence ATGAAACGTATTATACAACTTACAGTTTTGCTAGCTTTTATGCTACTATTTGGCTTTAGTTTGGTTGCAGCCGATTCGGGAAAAACAAATGATAATACATTATTTAAAATCGGACGTAGCAAAGATGCCAACGAAATTTATTACGAAGTAAGAACAAATTCTGATGGTACTTTGAATTTGGAAGAACCCATAAAAATTTACTGGATAAAATATACAAAAAACGGAGACATTGAGCCATTAACAAAAATACAGCAGCATTTTGCATACGGTTTGAATTTTCTTGATGTTACTCCTGAAAAGGCCGAATTTCAGTTTGTTTCCTATGCTAAACGAACCTTATCGCTTCGAAAAAACAACGCCGGGAGATATGGTGTTTTTACTGAAGTTGATGGAAAGGAAGTGGAATTAGAGCGGGTTTTTATACAAATTGACGGCGGCACTTTCTGGTTCCCGAAAATTACCCGGGTTGAAGTTCATGCCAAAAAAGTGGATGTTGGTGAACTGATTGTTGAAGTTATCAGGCCTTAA
- the gnd gene encoding phosphogluconate dehydrogenase (NAD(+)-dependent, decarboxylating): protein MRIGFIGLGKMGFNMVQRLLNHNHEVVVWNIDPKPVAELEKIGAIGSASVKELTEKLPEKKIIWLMVPSGKPVDENLDVLLDLLSTDDIIIDGGNSNWKHTQVRAEKAAEKGIYFLDCGTSGGVWGLQNGYCLMYGGNKPAVDFAAPVFESLAPANGHVYCGSSGAGHFVKMVHNGIEYGMMQSYAEGFEILEKAPFGIDLHKVSDAWQYGSVIRSWLLELAVNAFKDDPKLEKLEDYVQDSGEGRWTIQAAIDLDVPVPVITASLFSRFQSRQTESFAMKVLAALRNQFGGHAVKTKNQ, encoded by the coding sequence ATGAGGATTGGATTTATCGGCCTGGGAAAAATGGGCTTTAACATGGTACAACGATTGCTTAACCACAATCACGAAGTAGTAGTTTGGAATATCGACCCTAAACCGGTTGCCGAACTTGAAAAGATTGGGGCAATTGGTTCTGCCTCGGTAAAAGAACTCACCGAAAAACTTCCTGAAAAGAAAATAATTTGGTTAATGGTACCTTCCGGGAAACCGGTTGACGAGAACCTCGATGTTTTGTTGGATTTACTGTCAACCGATGATATTATTATCGATGGGGGCAACTCTAACTGGAAACACACGCAGGTACGGGCTGAAAAAGCTGCCGAAAAAGGAATCTATTTTCTCGATTGCGGCACCAGTGGCGGCGTTTGGGGCTTGCAAAACGGCTACTGCCTGATGTATGGAGGAAATAAACCGGCAGTTGATTTTGCTGCTCCGGTTTTTGAAAGCCTTGCACCGGCCAACGGGCATGTGTATTGTGGTTCATCCGGCGCCGGCCATTTCGTAAAAATGGTTCACAACGGAATCGAATACGGTATGATGCAGTCGTATGCCGAAGGTTTTGAAATTCTTGAAAAAGCACCGTTTGGAATCGACCTCCACAAAGTTTCAGATGCCTGGCAGTACGGCAGTGTAATCCGTTCGTGGTTGTTGGAACTGGCAGTAAATGCCTTCAAAGATGACCCAAAATTAGAGAAACTCGAAGATTATGTTCAGGACAGTGGCGAAGGCCGATGGACAATTCAGGCGGCAATTGACCTTGATGTACCGGTTCCGGTTATAACAGCCTCACTTTTTAGCAGGTTTCAGTCACGGCAAACCGAGTCGTTTGCAATGAAAGTATTGGCAGCCCTCAGGAACCAGTTTGGCGGACATGCAGTAAAAACTAAAAACCAATAA
- the zwf gene encoding glucose-6-phosphate dehydrogenase, translating to MDKKFSFTTVIFGASGDLAKRKLIPALYSLYVNQQVPDNFIILGVSRTAYSDIQYREKMKEALIEFGENTNSGKIDAFVEKLFYQPLNYDNRQDYFDLKERLENLQKEKKIPGNIVFYLSTPPKLYGEIPVHLAKVGLNNEDDGWKRLIIEKPFGYDLESATKLKDTLLKYWNENQLYRIDHYLGKETVQNLLVTRFSNGIFEPLWNSKYIHHVEVTSSESLGVEERGGYYESSGALRDMVQNHLLQVVAFTAMEPPATLEPQAIRNEILKVFQSLRPIKPEEVKKVAMRGQYIASTIKNQKVAGYREEPGVDLNSTTETYAALKFYIDNWRWGGIPFYIRTGKRLPTRVTEVVIHFKATPHFLFSKQANCSSCNQLVLRIQPDEGILLKFGMKVPGTGFEVQNVNMDFHYSDLAHQRIPAAYERLIYDSIKGDSTLFARTEEVIEAWKFVMPVLDAWKNNPEIPLFGYPAGTWGPKEADDLIEEKEMTWRYPCKNLADDGIYCEL from the coding sequence ATGGATAAAAAATTCAGTTTCACAACCGTTATTTTTGGCGCCTCGGGCGACCTTGCCAAACGTAAACTCATTCCGGCCCTTTACTCTCTTTATGTAAACCAACAGGTTCCCGATAATTTTATCATTCTTGGTGTTTCGCGTACCGCCTATTCTGATATTCAGTACAGGGAGAAAATGAAAGAAGCATTGATTGAATTCGGCGAAAACACCAATTCAGGTAAGATTGATGCATTTGTTGAAAAGCTCTTTTACCAACCACTGAATTACGATAACCGTCAGGATTATTTCGACCTGAAAGAAAGATTGGAGAATCTTCAGAAAGAGAAGAAAATACCTGGGAATATCGTGTTTTATCTTTCCACTCCACCAAAATTGTACGGCGAGATTCCGGTGCACCTGGCGAAAGTTGGCTTGAATAATGAAGACGACGGATGGAAAAGGCTTATCATTGAAAAACCATTTGGCTACGACCTTGAATCGGCAACAAAATTAAAAGATACTTTACTAAAGTACTGGAACGAAAATCAACTCTACCGCATCGACCATTATTTGGGAAAAGAAACCGTGCAGAACCTGCTGGTTACCCGTTTCTCAAATGGTATTTTTGAACCGCTCTGGAATAGTAAATACATTCATCATGTTGAAGTAACCTCTTCTGAAAGCCTGGGTGTTGAAGAACGTGGCGGCTATTACGAAAGTTCCGGAGCACTGCGCGATATGGTGCAAAACCATTTGTTGCAGGTAGTGGCTTTCACTGCCATGGAACCTCCGGCAACACTTGAACCACAGGCCATCCGGAACGAAATCCTCAAGGTTTTCCAGTCGTTACGGCCCATAAAACCAGAAGAAGTGAAAAAAGTGGCCATGCGCGGACAATACATCGCGTCAACCATTAAAAACCAAAAAGTTGCAGGTTACCGCGAAGAACCGGGAGTTGACCTGAATTCAACAACCGAAACTTATGCTGCCCTAAAATTCTATATCGACAACTGGCGCTGGGGGGGCATACCATTTTATATCCGTACCGGCAAACGTTTGCCCACACGGGTTACCGAAGTGGTTATCCATTTTAAGGCTACCCCGCATTTTTTATTCTCGAAACAAGCCAATTGCAGTTCATGCAATCAATTGGTTTTACGTATTCAGCCCGATGAAGGAATCCTGCTCAAATTTGGTATGAAAGTGCCGGGAACAGGTTTTGAAGTACAAAACGTGAACATGGATTTTCATTATTCCGACCTGGCACATCAGCGAATCCCGGCGGCTTACGAAAGGCTGATTTACGATTCAATCAAGGGCGACTCTACCCTGTTTGCCCGTACCGAAGAGGTAATTGAAGCATGGAAATTTGTAATGCCCGTCCTCGATGCATGGAAAAACAACCCTGAAATCCCGTTATTCGGTTACCCTGCCGGGACCTGGGGCCCCAAAGAAGCCGACGATTTAATCGAAGAAAAAGAGATGACCTGGCGTTATCCGTGCAAAAACCTGGCTGACGACGGTATTTATTGCGAATTATAA
- a CDS encoding IS630 family transposase (programmed frameshift): MVKYKVTLTKKEREELESIVNKGRHTSQKFRNAYVLLNCDEGEYSEKATNSEISKILKVGMRTIDRIKKRFVEEGFDAVLERKPTSREYEKKADGDFEAHLVALSCSGPPEGFSRWSLRLLADKMVELEIVDSISHETVRTVLKKNDLKPWKVKGWVIPPGSDGEFVANMEKVLDVYKRPYNELNPVVCMDESPKQLIGETRTGTPMGQGKEKRIDYEYARKGTCNIFMVNEPLNGKRRVKITERKTKVDWAILLKEIVDDDYPNAEKITLVMDNFKTHSPGALYETFEPKEAKRIWDKFEFVFTPKHGSWLNMAEIELNVLGSQCLNRRIDNMEEIIAETKAWENHRNNKDAKINWQFTTKDSRIKLKRLYPSILT, encoded by the exons ATGGTAAAGTACAAGGTAACACTAACAAAGAAGGAGCGGGAAGAATTGGAGTCTATTGTTAATAAGGGCCGACATACTTCCCAGAAATTTAGAAATGCTTACGTTCTTTTAAATTGTGACGAGGGTGAATACTCTGAAAAAGCCACTAATTCAGAGATAAGTAAAATTCTAAAAGTCGGGATGCGAACCATCGACCGCATTAAAAAACGGTTTGTTGAAGAAGGATTCGACGCTGTTTTGGAGCGAAAACCAACAAGCCGTGAGTATGAAAAGAAAGCGGATGGAGATTTTGAGGCCCATTTAGTAGCTTTAAGCTGTAGTGGACCGCCTGAAGGCTTTTCCAGATGGTCATTACGGCTGTTGGCAGACAAGATGGTTGAACTGGAAATCGTTGATTCCATTTCGCACGAAACGGTACGTACCGTTTTAAA AAAAAACGACTTAAAACCCTGGAAAGTAAAAGGATGGGTAATTCCACCTGGTTCTGACGGTGAGTTTGTCGCCAATATGGAAAAGGTACTGGATGTTTATAAACGTCCCTATAATGAATTGAATCCAGTGGTTTGTATGGATGAATCGCCAAAACAATTAATCGGGGAAACCAGGACTGGAACGCCGATGGGGCAAGGAAAAGAAAAAAGAATTGATTACGAATATGCCAGAAAAGGGACGTGTAATATATTTATGGTGAACGAGCCTTTGAATGGGAAACGACGTGTTAAAATAACGGAAAGGAAAACAAAGGTTGATTGGGCAATCCTTTTAAAAGAGATAGTGGATGACGATTATCCAAATGCTGAAAAAATAACATTAGTGATGGATAATTTCAAAACCCATTCTCCCGGAGCCCTTTATGAAACCTTTGAGCCAAAGGAAGCAAAAAGGATTTGGGACAAATTTGAATTTGTATTTACTCCCAAACATGGAAGCTGGCTCAATATGGCTGAAATTGAATTGAACGTTCTGGGCAGTCAATGTTTAAACAGAAGGATTGATAATATGGAAGAAATAATTGCAGAAACAAAAGCATGGGAAAACCATCGGAATAATAAAGATGCCAAAATAAACTGGCAATTTACGACAAAAGACTCTCGGATAAAACTAAAAAGGCTTTATCCGTCAATTTTAACTTGA
- a CDS encoding RpiB/LacA/LacB family sugar-phosphate isomerase: MTVVEFGNLNYDPNDDFPDYVIPLSNAIVNKSIDRGIAICGSGVGASIAANKIHGTRAGLIHDCFSARQGVEDDDMNILCLGGRVIGGEAAWEITKTFLNAKFSSIERHKRRLDKIYLVENHFFG; this comes from the coding sequence ATGACAGTAGTTGAATTTGGAAATCTAAACTACGACCCCAACGATGACTTCCCTGATTATGTAATTCCTTTGTCAAATGCCATTGTAAATAAATCGATTGACCGTGGCATTGCGATTTGTGGAAGTGGCGTGGGAGCATCAATTGCGGCAAATAAAATTCATGGCACCAGAGCCGGGCTTATCCACGATTGTTTTTCGGCCCGGCAGGGCGTGGAAGACGACGACATGAACATATTGTGTTTAGGCGGACGGGTTATTGGCGGGGAAGCTGCCTGGGAAATCACAAAAACTTTCCTGAACGCGAAGTTTTCATCCATCGAAAGGCATAAAAGACGATTGGATAAAATTTACCTGGTTGAAAACCATTTCTTCGGATGA